A portion of the Parasteatoda tepidariorum isolate YZ-2023 chromosome 5, CAS_Ptep_4.0, whole genome shotgun sequence genome contains these proteins:
- the LOC107456708 gene encoding uncharacterized protein yields the protein MALIFFLVGYFTVSSAIFFQPFFKIPNQRQSLMNVCIYSVDPAQYQPKCFLCPTSTYGNVLRTCVSAASIPSNVTYTQARCIEQNCAINRGKRSISLDDGNNGNSIPIPQLNSSSPFVQLYELKNPSMNLTHNYEKYRKLGEKFDIAGEEETLAMDNIDWEVEVDEEFAD from the exons atggcgttaatttttttcttagttggTTACTTTACCGTATCATCAGCtatattttttcaaccattc TTTAAGATACCAAACCAAAGACAATCCTTAATGAACGTATGCATATATTCTGTTGATCCTGCACAGTACCAG ccaaAATGCTTTCTATGCCCCACTTCTACTTATGGAAATGTT CTTAGAACGTGTGTAAGCGCa GCTTCAATTCCTTCCAATGTGACCTACACACAGGCACGTTGTATAGAGCAAAACTGTGCG attAACCGTGGGAAGCGAAGTATTTCATTAGATGACGGTAATAATGGCAACTCAATACCAATTCCTCAATTAAATTCATCAAGCCCATTTGTGCAACTGTATGAACTGAAGAACCCATCTATGAATTTAACACACAATTATGAAAAGTATCGTAAATTAGGAGAGAAATTTGATATCGCTGGAGAAGAAGAGACTTTAGCCATGGATAATATAGACTGGGAGGTAGAGGTGGATGAAGAATTTGCAGATTGA